In Bythopirellula goksoeyrii, a single window of DNA contains:
- a CDS encoding potassium channel family protein — MPYEGRYRLSVAHLLVALVAMFVVQPFVDHMAYGFLVASVFFTIVLLVAVNAVGGQRRSQIAAALLAAPAVGASWLQHVWPDSLLNDFYFFFSIVFIIYVIVHLFRFVVFAPSVNDEVLCASIAIYLLLAVAWALLYTLLALWDPGAIIFTEAADAHSKLEGFKSLYFSVQIITTITFGDIMPISDTARMLALVEATFGMFYLAILVSRLVGAYTGRNDSN; from the coding sequence ATGCCTTACGAAGGTCGTTATCGGCTGTCGGTCGCTCATTTGCTTGTCGCGTTGGTGGCGATGTTTGTCGTCCAACCGTTTGTCGATCATATGGCCTATGGCTTTCTGGTTGCATCGGTCTTTTTCACCATAGTTTTATTGGTAGCGGTGAACGCCGTTGGAGGTCAGCGTCGATCTCAAATTGCGGCTGCCCTTTTGGCTGCGCCGGCAGTAGGTGCGAGTTGGCTCCAGCATGTGTGGCCCGACTCATTGCTCAACGATTTCTATTTTTTCTTCTCTATCGTGTTTATTATCTATGTCATTGTGCATCTATTTCGCTTTGTCGTCTTTGCACCCTCAGTCAATGACGAAGTTTTGTGTGCTTCCATTGCAATCTATTTATTATTGGCCGTCGCATGGGCTCTGCTCTACACACTGCTTGCCCTGTGGGATCCAGGAGCAATCATTTTCACTGAAGCCGCCGATGCCCACTCCAAACTTGAAGGTTTCAAATCGCTCTATTTTAGCGTTCAAATCATCACCACGATTACCTTTGGCGATATCATGCCTATTTCCGACACGGCGCGAATGCTCGCGCTGGTAGAGGCCACCTTTGGCATGTTCTATTTGGCCATCCTCGTCTCTCGCTTGGTCGGTGCCTATACTGGGAGAAATGACTCGAACTGA